The Syngnathus typhle isolate RoL2023-S1 ecotype Sweden linkage group LG3, RoL_Styp_1.0, whole genome shotgun sequence genome window below encodes:
- the stn1 gene encoding CST complex subunit STN1 isoform X2 codes for MDEDEVELPSMLWGLDPIFSAFARLHVTDILDMKESCQVSDIYFYKSHPIHKVDVLGTVVFKREREDFFCYGVDDGTGVINCMCWKNDLFKEEVNSDMEKPQDNLQGGFNLAVERKKLRHAQQTHGSVEIGELLRVRGRVKTSRQQREITAYMYYKVNDPVMAVQIEWMIEVLQLYREFYDKPLHLKTNTASESPFSSLSKATHIIKDLLEQRSVSKFRPYDIEDHLQPLFLSCNETAHSDQEPVAGPSTYQQLRILLKEALNILQDEGIVYQRMKSQDEVYFVGNRKDDCLTQDRETGCHILHILSSVRQRYSLNVSKPALELLLKSLECKSDIVSTRDNYFTMF; via the exons ATGGATGAAGATGAAGTAGAGCTCCCATCCATGTTGTGGGGGTTGGATCCGATTTTTTCTGCTTTCGCCAGGCTCCATGTCACAGACATTCTCGACATGAAGGAGTCCTGTCAAGTGTCAG ATATTTATTTCTACAAGTCACATCCGatccacaaggtcgatgttctTGGGACAGTCGTTTTTAAACGGGAAAGAGAGGACTTCTTCTGTTATGGGG tggaCGATGGCACTGGAGTCATAAACTGCATGTGTTGGAAAAATGACCTGTTTAAAGAAGAGGTGAATTCTG ACATGGAGAAACCTCAGGATAACCTTCAGGGAGGCTTTAATCTAGCTGTTGAACGGAAAAAGCTGAGACATGCCCAGCAGACCCACGGCAGCGTAGAGATTGGAGAGCTGCTGCGAGTCAGAGGACGAGTGAAGACGTCAAGACAACAAAGAGAGATTACAGCCTACATGTACT ATAAAGTGAACGACCCagtcatggcagtccagattgAATGGATGATTGAGGTTTTACAGCTGTACAGAGAATTCTATGACAAACCACTCCATCTAAAAACCAACACTGCTAG TGAGTCTCCCTTCAGTTCCCTCAGTAAGGCAACACATATCATCAAAGATTTATTAGAGCAGAGGTCTGTGAGCAAGTTCAGACCTTATGATATTGAGGACCACCTGCAGCCTCTGTTTCTCAGCTGTAATGAAACAGCACATTCAGACCAG GAACCTGTGGCGGGTCCATCTACATACCAGCAACTAAGAATACTCCTTAAAGAGGCCTTGAACATTTTACAGGATGAGGGCATTGTGTACCAAAGGATGAAGTCCCAAGATGAAGTCTATTTTGTAGGAAACAGAAAAGATGACTGCTTAACTCAAG ATCGAGAGACGGGCTGCCACATCTTGCACATTCTGTCTTCAGTACGACAGCGCTACAGTTTGAATGTGAGCAAGCCAGCGCTTGAGCTGCTTCTCAAATCATTGGAGTGCAAGAGTGACATTGTCAGTACCAGAGATAACTACTTTACTATGTTTTAG
- the stn1 gene encoding CST complex subunit STN1 isoform X1 — MDEDEVELPSMLWGLDPIFSAFARLHVTDILDMKESCQVSDIYFYKSHPIHKVDVLGTVVFKREREDFFCYGVDDGTGVINCMCWKNDLFKEEVNSDMEKPQDNLQGGFNLAVERKKLRHAQQTHGSVEIGELLRVRGRVKTSRQQREITAYMYYKVNDPVMAVQIEWMIEVLQLYREFYDKPLHLKTNTASESPFSSLSKATHIIKDLLEQRSVSKFRPYDIEDHLQPLFLSCNETAHSDQEPVAGPSTYQQLRILLKEALNILQDEGIVYQRMKSQDEVYFVTAQDKDLLMVVKDIIREDTKKEKYRETGCHILHILSSVRQRYSLNVSKPALELLLKSLECKSDIVSTRDNYFTMF; from the exons ATGGATGAAGATGAAGTAGAGCTCCCATCCATGTTGTGGGGGTTGGATCCGATTTTTTCTGCTTTCGCCAGGCTCCATGTCACAGACATTCTCGACATGAAGGAGTCCTGTCAAGTGTCAG ATATTTATTTCTACAAGTCACATCCGatccacaaggtcgatgttctTGGGACAGTCGTTTTTAAACGGGAAAGAGAGGACTTCTTCTGTTATGGGG tggaCGATGGCACTGGAGTCATAAACTGCATGTGTTGGAAAAATGACCTGTTTAAAGAAGAGGTGAATTCTG ACATGGAGAAACCTCAGGATAACCTTCAGGGAGGCTTTAATCTAGCTGTTGAACGGAAAAAGCTGAGACATGCCCAGCAGACCCACGGCAGCGTAGAGATTGGAGAGCTGCTGCGAGTCAGAGGACGAGTGAAGACGTCAAGACAACAAAGAGAGATTACAGCCTACATGTACT ATAAAGTGAACGACCCagtcatggcagtccagattgAATGGATGATTGAGGTTTTACAGCTGTACAGAGAATTCTATGACAAACCACTCCATCTAAAAACCAACACTGCTAG TGAGTCTCCCTTCAGTTCCCTCAGTAAGGCAACACATATCATCAAAGATTTATTAGAGCAGAGGTCTGTGAGCAAGTTCAGACCTTATGATATTGAGGACCACCTGCAGCCTCTGTTTCTCAGCTGTAATGAAACAGCACATTCAGACCAG GAACCTGTGGCGGGTCCATCTACATACCAGCAACTAAGAATACTCCTTAAAGAGGCCTTGAACATTTTACAGGATGAGGGCATTGTGTACCAAAGGATGAAGTCCCAAGATGAAGTCTATTTT GTGACTGCACAGGATAAAGATCTTCTTATGGTCGTTAAAGACATAATCAGAGaggacacaaaaaaagaaaagt ATCGAGAGACGGGCTGCCACATCTTGCACATTCTGTCTTCAGTACGACAGCGCTACAGTTTGAATGTGAGCAAGCCAGCGCTTGAGCTGCTTCTCAAATCATTGGAGTGCAAGAGTGACATTGTCAGTACCAGAGATAACTACTTTACTATGTTTTAG